In Deltaproteobacteria bacterium, one genomic interval encodes:
- the frdB gene encoding fumarate reductase iron-sulfur subunit (part of three member fumarate reductase enzyme complex FrdABC which catalyzes the reduction of fumarate to succinate during anaerobic respiration; FrdAB are the catalytic subcomplex consisting of a flavoprotein subunit and an iron-sulfur subunit, respectively; FrdC is the cytochrome b-556 subunit; the catalytic subunits are similar to succinate dehydrogenase SdhAB), which yields MGLLACEDVCPKNLPLQDQLGFLRRKMGITALRQIFKKR from the coding sequence CATGGGCCTTCTGGCCTGCGAGGACGTCTGCCCCAAGAACCTGCCCCTCCAGGACCAGCTGGGTTTTTTGCGGCGCAAGATGGGTATCACCGCCCTACGTCAAATCTTCAAAAAGAGGTGA